The following proteins are co-located in the Triticum urartu cultivar G1812 unplaced genomic scaffold, Tu2.1 TuUngrouped_contig_4234, whole genome shotgun sequence genome:
- the LOC125527533 gene encoding glycerophosphodiester phosphodiesterase GDPD2-like, with product SFGRAAEHAAVAFVEFDVQVTKDGCPVIFHDDFILTQKTEVLYERRVTDLLLDEFLSYGVQKEPHKVSKPLLRRMEDGRVLAWSTEEDDYLCTLQEVFEHVSPHLGFNIELKFDDNIIYPGVNLNRALQAVLQVVFQYAGNRPLFFSTFQPDAARITRELQSVYPVLFLTEGGTAKHDDRRRNSLDNAIQVCQEYDLHGVVSEVRGVLKNPSAILKAQESNLAILTYGQLNNVREAVYIQYLMGVNGVIVDLVEEISNAVADLSKPDLGQSTFSNSVDICRKHESFSQQQLGFLLRLIPELIQQPH from the exons TCATTCGGCCGCGCCGCCGAGCACGCCGCCGTCGCCTTCGTCGAGTTCGACGTCCAG GTTACAAAAGATGGCTGCCCAGTTATCTTCCACGATGATTTTATCCTCACCCAAAAAACT GAGGTTTTGTATGAAAGGCGCGTGACCGATCTTCTTCTGGACGAATTCCTTTCATATGGGGTACAAAAAGAGCCGCACAAG GTCTCCAAGCCCCTACTTAGACGGATGGAAGATGGCAGAGTCCTTGCTTGGAGCACCGAAGAAGATGATTATCTCTGCACATTGCAGGAAGTCTTCGAACATGTCAGTCCCCATCTGGGATTTAACATCGAACTAAAGTTTGATGACAACATTATCTATCCGGGCGTCAACCTTAACCGTGCTCTTCAAGCTGTACTGCAA GTTGTTTTTCAGTATGCTGGCAACAGACCACTCTTTTTCTCAACATTCCAACCTGATGCCGCACGGATAACGCGTGAACTCCAAAGTGTATACCCT GTACTGTTCTTAACAGAAGGGGGAACAGCCAAACACGATGATAGGAGAAGGAACTCACTCGACAATGCTATCCAAGTGTGCCAAGAGTATGACTTGCATGGGGTTGTGTCAGAAGTCAGAGGAGTTCTAAAAAATCCCTCTGCGATCCTAAAAGCACAAGAATCCAACCTTGCTATTCTCACCTATGGGCAGCTCAA TAATGTGCGGGAGGCTGTTTACATCCAGTATCTAATGGGTGTGAATGGTGTCATTGTTGATCTAGTGGAGGAGATCTCCAATGCTGTTGCAGATTTAAGTAAACCAGACCTCGGCCAGAGCACATTCAGTAACAGTGTTGACATATGCAGAAAACATGAGTCGTTCTCACAGCAGCAGCTGGGGTTCCTGCTCCGGCTTATACCTGAACTGATTCAGCAACCACACTAA